A stretch of the Vigna radiata var. radiata cultivar VC1973A chromosome 7, Vradiata_ver6, whole genome shotgun sequence genome encodes the following:
- the LOC106767328 gene encoding CASP-like protein 1D1: protein MASTDKPVDTEYSRPTSSAQAPAGVDLFKFDVILRFLLFAASLVSVVVIVTGNETKYIPLPRPAKFRYSPAFVYFVAALSVAGLYSIITTLASLYAIKNPALKAKLLLYFILWDALILGIIASATGTAGGVAYVGLKGNKHVNWNKICNVYDKFCRHVGASVAVALFGSIVTVLLIWISAYSLHSRVPK from the exons ATGGCTTCTACAGACAAACCTGTAGACACCGAATACAGCAGACCAACTTCATCAGCTCAAGCACCAGCTGGTgttgatttatttaagtttgaTGTCATCCTAAGGTTTTTGTTGTTTGCAGCATCGTTGGTGTCTGTTGTGGTGATTGTCACTGGCAATGAAACTAAATATATTCCCCTGCCACGGCCAGCCAAGTTCAGATACTCACCAGCCTTTGT ATACTTTGTGGCTGCTTTGTCCGTTGCAGGCCTTTACAGTATCATTACAACTCTTGCATCACTCTATGCCATTAAAAATCCAGCACTTAAAGCAAAGTTGCTCCTCTACTTTATCTTATGGGATGCG CTTATATTGGGGATAATAGCCTCAGCAACAGGCACAGCCGGGGGTGTAGCATATGTGGGTTTGAAGGGAAACAAGCATGTCAACTGGAACAAAATTTGCAATGTTTATGATAAGTTCTGTAGACATGTCGGTGCCTCCGTAGCAGTGGCTTTGTTTGGAAGCATTGTGACAGTCTTGCTCATTTGGATTTCAGCTTACAGCCTTCATAGTCGAGTTCCCAAGTAG